From the Candidatus Deferrimicrobium sp. genome, one window contains:
- a CDS encoding U32 family peptidase — protein sequence MAGPRGPLPRAPRPAFPELLAPAGSAEAYYAAVDAGADAVYLGLGKFNARERAENFNLEDLCRIRPHARARGVRLYVAMNTLLTEADLPEAIGLLHQVAPLQPDAIIAADLGLVRILHEFLPGIPVHISTQAGCASAEAAEEFARMGASRVILERHLRKEEIARIVARSPVGVEIFVHGAMCYSYSGKCFFSSYLGGKSANRGVCVQPCRRLYGHGGEPEAIFSTRDLSLLPYLPEFVPLGIAALKIEGRMRGAEYVAGVVSAYRAALDGIRAGNPAEGVAEGTRILSQVIGRGTTPGIPGGARPDEVATGGESGNIGDRIGTVTRVDDGWAFVPGAAGISPGDRLRAQFREDGAGRGFSAVDLRGVEGGIRVKVPFPVSPGDLLFRVGGGSRGEFTRRARKEMEATPPDGARFLVSVSPGTVTVKASYGNEEKVFVYRISGPPGGPAGTVPPDGERQLAEAYRGDLPLAAVRVEIHGGPGVWGDVRTLFLQAARQFDREFYLAGKRLRLEILPTLRVSGSRSEEGPGTVIFAGCRPEQLPHLPKTPEVVPVVEFTRALARDPSPAARYARSGGFLRLPSPMLESDAAFLRRTVTDAIRKGFTRWIVSDAGHFRLFAPAPLRRQVTLISDTCLYAFNMGAIAALSRMGATRMILPVEATVPALRDVGKFLYGLGIAVAYGPVPLMISRLLPASGVRGGEVESPRGERFRVTADEHGSVVPPAEPFSASGSLHVLREAGIRDFFADLRGLGPAEITEVLSALSADREIPGTSTFNLFRRNF from the coding sequence TTGGCCGGCCCGCGGGGGCCGCTCCCCCGCGCGCCGCGGCCAGCGTTCCCGGAGCTCCTCGCGCCCGCCGGGTCCGCGGAGGCGTACTACGCCGCCGTCGACGCGGGCGCAGACGCCGTCTACCTGGGCCTCGGCAAGTTCAACGCGCGCGAGCGGGCGGAGAACTTCAACCTTGAGGATCTTTGCCGCATACGGCCCCACGCCCGCGCCCGCGGCGTCCGGCTGTACGTGGCGATGAACACCCTCCTCACCGAGGCGGACCTCCCCGAAGCGATCGGCCTGCTCCACCAGGTGGCGCCGCTTCAGCCCGACGCGATCATCGCGGCGGATCTCGGGCTGGTTCGGATCCTCCACGAATTCCTCCCGGGGATTCCCGTGCACATAAGTACGCAGGCCGGTTGCGCCTCCGCGGAGGCGGCGGAGGAGTTCGCCCGGATGGGGGCGTCCCGGGTCATCCTCGAACGCCACCTGCGCAAGGAAGAGATCGCGCGGATCGTTGCGCGCTCTCCGGTGGGCGTCGAGATCTTCGTCCATGGTGCGATGTGCTACTCCTACTCCGGCAAATGCTTCTTCTCCTCGTACCTCGGCGGCAAGAGCGCGAACCGCGGAGTATGCGTCCAGCCGTGCCGGCGCCTGTACGGCCACGGGGGGGAACCGGAAGCGATCTTTTCCACCCGCGACCTGTCGCTTCTCCCGTACCTCCCGGAGTTCGTTCCCCTCGGGATCGCCGCCCTGAAGATCGAGGGGCGGATGCGGGGGGCGGAGTACGTGGCCGGCGTCGTGTCGGCGTACCGGGCGGCCCTCGACGGGATCCGGGCGGGAAACCCGGCGGAGGGAGTGGCCGAGGGGACGCGGATCCTCTCGCAGGTCATCGGACGGGGGACGACACCCGGGATTCCCGGGGGTGCGCGCCCGGACGAGGTGGCGACGGGAGGCGAATCGGGGAACATCGGGGATCGGATCGGAACGGTGACGCGCGTCGACGACGGCTGGGCGTTCGTCCCGGGCGCGGCGGGGATCTCCCCCGGGGACCGGCTGCGCGCGCAGTTCCGGGAGGACGGAGCGGGGCGGGGTTTCTCGGCGGTCGACCTGCGGGGCGTGGAGGGCGGGATCCGGGTCAAAGTGCCGTTTCCCGTCTCGCCCGGCGACCTGCTGTTCCGGGTCGGGGGCGGGTCCCGCGGGGAGTTCACGCGGCGCGCCCGGAAGGAGATGGAGGCAACGCCCCCGGACGGCGCCCGCTTCCTGGTTTCCGTCTCCCCGGGGACGGTGACGGTCAAGGCGTCGTACGGGAACGAGGAGAAGGTGTTCGTTTACCGCATCTCGGGGCCTCCCGGCGGTCCGGCCGGGACGGTGCCCCCCGATGGGGAACGCCAGCTTGCCGAGGCGTACCGGGGCGATCTTCCCCTGGCGGCGGTCCGGGTCGAGATCCACGGCGGTCCGGGTGTGTGGGGAGATGTACGTACCCTCTTCCTCCAGGCGGCCCGGCAGTTCGATCGGGAGTTCTACCTCGCCGGGAAACGGCTGCGGTTGGAGATCCTTCCGACACTGCGGGTTTCGGGGAGCCGGTCGGAGGAGGGGCCCGGCACGGTGATTTTCGCCGGGTGCCGTCCGGAGCAGCTCCCGCACCTCCCGAAGACGCCGGAGGTCGTCCCCGTGGTGGAGTTCACGCGCGCCCTCGCGCGCGATCCGTCCCCGGCGGCGCGGTACGCCCGTTCCGGTGGGTTCCTGCGGCTCCCCTCGCCGATGCTCGAGTCGGACGCCGCGTTCCTTCGCCGCACGGTGACCGACGCGATCCGCAAGGGGTTCACCCGATGGATCGTGTCGGACGCCGGGCACTTTCGCCTCTTCGCTCCCGCTCCGCTCCGGCGACAGGTGACCCTGATCAGCGATACGTGCCTCTACGCTTTCAACATGGGCGCCATCGCGGCGCTTTCGCGGATGGGGGCGACGCGGATGATCCTTCCGGTGGAGGCGACCGTCCCGGCGTTGCGGGACGTGGGAAAATTCCTTTACGGGCTAGGGATCGCCGTCGCTTACGGGCCGGTTCCCCTCATGATCTCCCGTCTCCTTCCGGCGAGCGGGGTGCGCGGTGGAGAGGTCGAGAGTCCGCGCGGCGAGCGGTTCCGCGTGACGGCGGACGAGCACGGTTCGGTCGTTCCGCCCGCGGAGCCGTTCTCCGCGTCCGGGTCGCTCCACGTGTTGAGGGAGGCCGGGATCCGGGATTTCTTCGCCGACCTGCGGGGGCTCGGCCCGGCGGAGATCACGGAAGTGCTGTCCGCGCTGTCCGCCGATCGCGAGATCCCCGGGACGTCGACCTTCAATCTTTTCCGGCGGAACTTCTGA
- the fusA gene encoding elongation factor G translates to MSSAANLRNIGIIAHIDAGKTTFTERLLYYAGITHRMGEVHDGDSQMDYLPQEKERGITITAAATHFSWLGAEVHLIDTPGHVDFTIEVERSLRVLDGAVAVFCGVGCVEPQSEVVWRQADRHGIPRLAFVNKLDRPGADFDRVVDDMARKLNARGVPLTVPLSEGGEFAAVADIVTMEKVSFSAEDQGAGVSRTPLSEAELALCARYRETLLEAAADVDDAAAEKYLAGEAVPAPLLRAALRKGTLAGKIFPVFAGSALRNRGVQPAMDGIVHYLPSPEEAPPARGDDPLTGVPATRKPVPSAPFSALVFKVLQEEGRRTVYLRVYSGKAEEGDTLLNAATGQKEKVARLFRMHAGKKERIAVAAAGDIVAARGIRFARTGDTLCDPGAPIVYESIEIRKPVVSIVVEPRTVREMERLRDLLCTMADEDPTLSFREDADTGQILLSGMGELHLEIAIDRLAREHGMEVRKGNPQVVYRETVASAGRAESVFEREIAERQVKVVTVVGVSPAPRGSGVRISDGFRLLGLPPDVADGAEMGLREGAFFGALGYPVDDVAIELSRLEFLSGVPSPMAAKVAAAKAFHEAYEKGKPYLLEPVMAVEIVVPDEFLGGVIGDVNARRGNVTSVDRRPGGSFLSAAIPLKEMFGYVTALRSLSQGRGTYTMKFSHYDKG, encoded by the coding sequence GTGTCGTCCGCCGCGAATCTCCGCAACATCGGGATCATCGCGCACATCGACGCGGGGAAGACGACCTTCACCGAGCGCCTTCTCTACTACGCCGGGATCACCCACCGGATGGGGGAGGTCCATGACGGAGACTCGCAGATGGATTACCTCCCGCAGGAGAAGGAGCGGGGAATCACGATCACCGCGGCGGCGACGCACTTCTCGTGGCTGGGGGCCGAGGTCCATCTGATCGACACGCCCGGACACGTCGATTTCACCATCGAGGTGGAGCGGTCGCTCCGCGTGCTGGACGGCGCGGTGGCGGTGTTTTGCGGCGTGGGATGCGTGGAGCCGCAGTCGGAGGTCGTCTGGCGGCAGGCCGACCGGCACGGAATCCCGCGCCTGGCGTTCGTCAACAAGCTCGACCGTCCCGGGGCCGACTTCGACCGGGTGGTCGACGACATGGCGCGCAAGCTCAACGCCCGTGGCGTTCCGCTGACCGTTCCGCTCAGCGAGGGCGGGGAGTTCGCGGCGGTCGCCGACATCGTGACGATGGAGAAGGTTTCGTTCTCCGCGGAAGACCAGGGAGCGGGGGTGTCGCGGACGCCGCTCTCTGAAGCGGAGCTCGCCTTGTGCGCGCGGTACCGCGAGACGCTGCTCGAGGCGGCCGCCGACGTCGACGACGCGGCGGCGGAGAAGTACCTCGCGGGGGAAGCGGTCCCGGCGCCGCTGCTGCGGGCCGCCCTGCGCAAGGGGACGCTTGCAGGGAAGATCTTCCCCGTCTTCGCGGGCTCCGCGCTGCGCAACCGGGGGGTGCAGCCGGCGATGGACGGCATCGTCCATTATCTCCCTTCTCCGGAGGAGGCCCCGCCCGCCCGGGGCGACGATCCCCTGACCGGCGTGCCCGCAACGCGCAAGCCGGTCCCGTCCGCCCCGTTCTCGGCCCTCGTGTTCAAGGTCCTCCAGGAGGAGGGACGCCGCACCGTCTACCTTCGTGTCTACTCGGGGAAGGCGGAGGAGGGGGACACGCTGCTGAACGCCGCCACCGGACAGAAGGAGAAGGTGGCGCGCCTGTTCCGCATGCATGCGGGGAAGAAGGAGCGGATCGCCGTCGCGGCGGCGGGGGACATCGTCGCCGCGCGCGGGATCCGGTTCGCCCGGACGGGGGACACGCTGTGCGACCCCGGGGCGCCGATCGTGTACGAGTCGATCGAGATCCGCAAGCCGGTCGTGTCGATCGTCGTCGAGCCGAGGACGGTGAGGGAGATGGAACGCCTTCGGGATCTTCTCTGCACGATGGCCGACGAGGACCCGACGCTGTCGTTCCGCGAGGACGCCGACACGGGGCAGATCCTTCTCTCCGGGATGGGGGAGCTCCACCTGGAGATCGCGATCGACCGCCTGGCGCGGGAGCACGGCATGGAGGTGCGCAAGGGGAACCCGCAGGTGGTCTACCGGGAAACGGTGGCGTCGGCGGGGCGCGCGGAGAGCGTCTTCGAGCGGGAGATCGCGGAGCGCCAGGTGAAGGTGGTGACCGTAGTGGGCGTGTCGCCCGCCCCGCGCGGCTCCGGTGTGCGGATCTCCGACGGGTTCCGCCTGCTCGGCCTGCCGCCGGACGTGGCCGACGGCGCGGAGATGGGGCTGCGGGAAGGGGCGTTCTTCGGCGCTCTCGGCTACCCGGTGGACGATGTCGCGATCGAGCTCTCGCGGCTCGAGTTCCTCTCCGGCGTCCCCTCGCCGATGGCGGCGAAGGTGGCGGCCGCCAAGGCGTTTCACGAGGCGTACGAGAAGGGGAAGCCGTACCTGCTCGAACCGGTGATGGCGGTGGAGATCGTCGTGCCCGACGAGTTCCTCGGCGGGGTGATCGGCGACGTCAACGCACGGCGCGGCAACGTCACCTCGGTCGACCGGCGCCCCGGGGGGAGCTTCCTGTCGGCGGCGATCCCGCTCAAGGAGATGTTCGGCTACGTCACCGCCCTGCGTTCCCTGTCCCAGGGCCGCGGGACCTACACGATGAAGTTCTCTCATTACGACAAAGGATGA
- a CDS encoding PaaI family thioesterase has translation MKTFDEALVKDRVNRFPFVKMMGMKLLACGGGTSVMRCRVRRALKNSGGTLHGGVMGVLVDMSVATALRSVLPLTSRMTTVEYKVNLLKPVTDGVITARGSVIRMGKTIAVGTTEIRNAGGDPVAFGSATFYILNVRSPGDSPGIMVATRGRSRPVLKGES, from the coding sequence ATGAAGACGTTCGACGAGGCGCTGGTCAAGGACCGGGTGAACCGGTTCCCGTTCGTGAAGATGATGGGGATGAAGCTGCTCGCGTGCGGCGGCGGCACGAGCGTGATGCGATGCCGCGTGCGGAGGGCCCTGAAGAACTCGGGCGGGACGCTCCACGGCGGGGTGATGGGGGTGCTCGTCGACATGTCCGTGGCGACGGCGCTGCGGTCCGTCCTGCCGCTCACCTCCCGGATGACGACGGTGGAGTACAAGGTCAACCTGCTGAAGCCCGTCACCGACGGCGTGATCACGGCGCGAGGCTCGGTGATCCGGATGGGAAAGACGATCGCCGTGGGCACCACGGAGATCCGGAACGCCGGGGGGGACCCGGTCGCCTTCGGATCCGCCACGTTCTATATCCTCAACGTGCGGTCTCCCGGCGACTCTCCGGGTATAATGGTAGCTACGAGGGGCCGGTCCAGGCCGGTTCTCAAAGGAGAGAGTTGA
- a CDS encoding IclR family transcriptional regulator: MEQSSGAKLIDKAVDVLILCRDAGGPVGVTEAARRLGMPKSSAARIVGALVRRGFLRQEEPSGKYTLSNIFYSFTSALSERNLLIPRAVPAMEKVYRALRETVHLNVVDALERVCVHVLESPQSLKAVMPVGQRSPLYCGGSSKAILAFADEDTVERVFARPFRKFTGSTITGKKAMREEILRIRERGYAVSHGERVEGITSVSVPVFHPGGKLGASLTVSVPTARYTEALMEKILRELSAASAGITRGMG, translated from the coding sequence GTGGAACAATCCTCCGGAGCGAAGCTGATCGACAAGGCCGTCGACGTCCTGATCCTGTGCCGGGACGCCGGGGGGCCCGTCGGCGTGACGGAGGCCGCCCGCCGCCTCGGCATGCCGAAGTCGAGCGCCGCCCGGATCGTCGGAGCCCTCGTCCGGCGGGGGTTCCTGCGGCAGGAGGAGCCGTCGGGGAAGTACACTCTCTCGAACATCTTCTACTCGTTCACCTCCGCCCTATCCGAGCGTAACCTCCTGATCCCGCGGGCCGTCCCGGCCATGGAAAAGGTCTACCGCGCCCTCCGGGAAACGGTCCACCTGAACGTCGTGGACGCCCTTGAGCGGGTCTGCGTCCACGTCCTCGAATCCCCCCAGTCGCTCAAAGCCGTGATGCCGGTCGGGCAACGCTCCCCGCTGTATTGCGGCGGGTCGTCCAAGGCGATCCTGGCGTTTGCGGACGAAGATACGGTGGAGAGGGTCTTCGCCCGCCCCTTCCGGAAGTTCACCGGCAGCACGATCACGGGGAAGAAGGCGATGCGGGAGGAGATCCTCCGGATCCGGGAGCGCGGGTACGCCGTCAGCCACGGGGAGCGGGTCGAAGGGATCACCTCGGTCAGCGTGCCGGTGTTCCATCCCGGCGGGAAACTCGGGGCCAGCCTCACGGTGTCCGTCCCGACGGCGCGCTACACGGAAGCCTTGATGGAAAAGATCCTTCGGGAGCTCTCGGCCGCCTCGGCCGGCATCACCCGGGGGATGGGATAA
- a CDS encoding acyl-CoA dehydrogenase family protein — MFKGIDYFDLEKGYSSESRMIRDSVRDFVDREFLPIVRDHYRAGGFPTHIIPMLGEMGLLGSNLKGYGLPGIDQISYGLVMQELERGDSGLRSFASVQGALVMYPIHTFGSEAQKERWLPPLGAGKAVGCFGLTEPDHGSDPGGMKTKAVKDGDHYVLSGAKMWITNGSVADVAVVWAKLDGVVRGFLVEKGMKGFTAPEIHSKLSLRASVTAELIFDDVRVPAENILPGVQGLKGPLMCLTQARYGIAWGAIGAAMACFDEALSYTKERKMFGRPVASFQLTQAKLADMLTAITSAQLIALRLGQLKEAGKMRPQQVSLAKRNNVRMALTVARTARGMLGANGISDEYQTMRHMCNLESVDTYEGTYEIHTLVLGKDVTGIDAVS, encoded by the coding sequence ATGTTCAAGGGGATCGATTATTTCGACCTGGAAAAAGGGTATTCGTCGGAGTCGCGCATGATCCGGGATTCGGTCCGCGATTTCGTGGACCGGGAATTCCTCCCGATCGTGCGGGATCATTACCGGGCGGGCGGATTCCCGACGCATATCATCCCGATGCTGGGGGAGATGGGGCTCCTGGGCTCCAACCTGAAGGGATACGGGCTCCCCGGCATCGACCAGATTTCCTACGGCCTCGTCATGCAGGAGCTGGAGCGGGGCGACTCGGGGCTGCGCAGCTTCGCCTCCGTGCAGGGGGCGCTCGTGATGTACCCGATCCACACGTTCGGGAGCGAGGCGCAGAAGGAACGGTGGCTTCCGCCGCTGGGGGCGGGGAAAGCGGTCGGCTGCTTCGGCCTGACGGAGCCCGACCACGGCTCGGACCCGGGCGGGATGAAGACGAAGGCGGTGAAGGACGGGGATCACTACGTTCTTTCCGGCGCGAAGATGTGGATCACGAACGGCTCCGTCGCCGACGTGGCTGTGGTGTGGGCCAAGCTCGACGGCGTGGTGCGCGGGTTCCTGGTCGAGAAGGGGATGAAGGGCTTCACCGCTCCCGAGATCCACTCGAAGCTCTCCCTGCGGGCCTCCGTCACGGCGGAGCTGATCTTCGACGACGTCAGGGTGCCGGCGGAAAACATCCTCCCCGGCGTGCAGGGGCTGAAGGGCCCCCTCATGTGCCTGACCCAGGCGCGGTACGGGATCGCGTGGGGCGCGATCGGGGCCGCGATGGCGTGCTTCGACGAGGCGCTCTCCTACACGAAGGAGCGGAAGATGTTCGGTCGGCCGGTCGCCTCCTTCCAGCTCACGCAGGCGAAGCTCGCGGACATGCTGACGGCGATCACGTCGGCGCAGCTCATCGCCCTGCGGCTGGGGCAATTGAAGGAGGCCGGGAAGATGCGTCCGCAACAGGTGAGCCTGGCGAAGCGGAACAACGTCCGGATGGCGCTCACGGTCGCCCGGACCGCGCGCGGGATGCTCGGGGCCAACGGAATCAGCGACGAGTACCAGACGATGCGGCACATGTGCAACCTCGAGTCGGTCGACACCTATGAAGGAACGTACGAGATCCACACCCTCGTGCTGGGGAAGGACGTCACCGGCATCGACGCGGTGTCGTGA
- a CDS encoding MBL fold metallo-hydrolase — MVSHLHENPVTPPRTGQPEGIGLVAAHLARMITRLTERIWVVEGGKNGRYPFAHSLYVADGGGFLVDAGSDPAEIERLRTSSGIAAVVMTHSHEDHFTFLSRLPDTPVWSSAADAPALESLETLLAWYGVLGNEWDGFYRNLFASTFPFVPRKVARRIADGEELRFGDTRAVAVVAPGHTPGHLCLHFPDEGVLFLGDYDLTAFGPWYGDAPCGIDSFRKSALRLSAIVADRYVVSHEGPVHRGPIAEKMHAYLAVIGRREEALRDHLRKPRTRAEIIARRLIYGPGRDGPWFDYGEWALLSKHLDAMITRGEAALRNGAYSLT, encoded by the coding sequence ATGGTGTCGCACCTTCATGAAAATCCCGTCACTCCTCCGCGCACTGGACAGCCTGAGGGCATCGGGCTTGTTGCGGCCCACCTGGCGCGGATGATCACGCGACTGACGGAAAGGATCTGGGTCGTCGAGGGCGGGAAGAACGGGCGGTACCCGTTCGCCCACTCCCTGTACGTGGCGGACGGGGGCGGCTTCCTCGTGGACGCCGGCTCCGATCCGGCGGAGATCGAACGGCTGCGGACTTCGAGCGGGATCGCGGCGGTCGTGATGACCCACTCCCATGAGGACCACTTCACGTTTTTGTCCCGCCTGCCGGACACGCCGGTCTGGTCCTCGGCCGCGGACGCCCCGGCCCTCGAATCGCTCGAGACGCTGCTCGCGTGGTACGGCGTCCTCGGGAACGAGTGGGACGGCTTCTACCGGAACCTGTTCGCCTCGACATTCCCCTTCGTCCCGAGGAAGGTCGCACGAAGGATCGCGGACGGGGAGGAACTGCGCTTCGGCGACACGCGCGCGGTCGCCGTCGTCGCCCCCGGGCATACGCCCGGGCACCTGTGCCTGCACTTCCCCGACGAAGGGGTCCTGTTCCTCGGCGACTACGACCTGACGGCGTTCGGTCCGTGGTACGGCGACGCCCCGTGCGGCATCGACTCGTTCCGGAAATCCGCCCTCCGCCTCTCCGCGATCGTCGCGGATCGATACGTGGTCTCCCACGAGGGGCCGGTTCACCGCGGCCCGATCGCGGAGAAGATGCACGCGTACCTCGCCGTGATCGGTCGGCGGGAAGAGGCGCTGCGGGATCATTTACGGAAGCCGCGAACCCGGGCGGAGATCATCGCGCGGCGCCTGATCTACGGCCCCGGCCGCGACGGCCCCTGGTTCGACTACGGCGAGTGGGCGCTCCTCTCCAAGCACCTCGACGCGATGATCACGCGCGGAGAGGCCGCTCTCCGCAACGGCGCCTACAGCCTCACGTAG
- the murJ gene encoding murein biosynthesis integral membrane protein MurJ, whose protein sequence is MTDRPGRQMGRAAALMMGSVLLSRILGYARDAVIAWQHGATIETDAYFVAFTIPDFLNYLLAGGSLSITFIPIFARYLAEGKEEEGFRSFSTIATVMGIGMLFFIVLGEFLAGRVIPFLAPGFPPAQAALAARLTRIVLPAQIFFYIGGLLMAVQYARKEFLLPALAPLIYNAGIIAGGLLLGRDQGMEGFAWGVLAGAFLGNFALQIYGARRGGLSFFPRLDFSDPGLKEFIRLSIPIMLGFSLVVVDEWTTRVFGSFLLAGAITWLNNARRLMLVPVGIFGQASGVASYPFLSSLAAEGKKEEMWNTLTLTLRWVFLVSAGVAAIAVVLSREAVLLVYQRGAFTIDDTMRTASALSAFCLGIPFWCAQAIVSRGFFAMRDTWTPTLVGTGAWIVALPVYYLLQQSYGVFGLALASTVGILLYAGTLYGILMRRTVGRRGVPGLIEYGKLALAAALAGAAGYLLLGAASRFLAWETVFGAMIRLAGGAATVGGIYFLLAFLLHSGTARTIHRREDLLHPPGTVPDGGSDGNGVAPS, encoded by the coding sequence ATGACCGACCGCCCGGGCCGACAGATGGGGCGCGCCGCGGCGCTGATGATGGGGTCGGTGCTCCTCTCCCGCATCCTCGGGTACGCCCGCGACGCCGTGATCGCCTGGCAGCACGGCGCCACCATCGAGACCGACGCCTACTTCGTCGCGTTCACGATCCCCGACTTCCTCAACTACCTGCTCGCGGGCGGCTCTCTCTCCATCACCTTCATCCCGATCTTCGCGCGGTACCTGGCGGAGGGGAAGGAAGAGGAAGGGTTCCGCTCCTTCTCGACGATCGCCACGGTGATGGGGATCGGCATGCTCTTCTTCATCGTGCTGGGCGAGTTCCTCGCGGGCCGGGTCATCCCCTTCCTCGCCCCCGGCTTTCCGCCCGCGCAGGCGGCGCTCGCCGCGCGCCTGACGCGGATCGTGCTCCCCGCGCAGATCTTCTTCTACATCGGGGGGCTCCTGATGGCGGTGCAGTACGCCCGGAAGGAGTTCCTCCTCCCCGCGCTGGCCCCCCTGATCTACAACGCCGGGATCATCGCCGGAGGCTTGCTCCTTGGGCGCGACCAGGGGATGGAGGGGTTCGCCTGGGGAGTTCTCGCCGGGGCGTTCCTCGGGAACTTCGCCCTGCAGATCTACGGCGCGCGACGCGGCGGCCTCTCCTTTTTCCCCCGGCTCGACTTCTCCGACCCGGGCCTGAAGGAGTTCATCCGGCTCTCCATCCCGATCATGCTCGGCTTCTCCCTCGTTGTGGTGGACGAGTGGACCACGCGCGTCTTCGGCTCTTTCCTCCTCGCGGGGGCGATCACCTGGCTGAACAACGCGCGCCGCCTGATGCTCGTGCCCGTCGGCATCTTCGGCCAGGCTTCGGGGGTGGCGTCGTACCCGTTCCTTTCCTCGCTGGCGGCGGAAGGGAAGAAGGAGGAGATGTGGAACACGCTGACTCTCACCCTGCGGTGGGTCTTCCTCGTCTCCGCCGGGGTGGCGGCCATCGCCGTCGTCCTGTCGCGGGAGGCGGTCCTCCTCGTCTACCAGCGCGGGGCGTTCACGATCGACGACACGATGCGCACCGCCTCCGCCCTGTCCGCCTTCTGCCTCGGGATCCCCTTCTGGTGCGCCCAGGCGATCGTCTCCCGCGGGTTCTTCGCGATGCGGGACACCTGGACCCCGACGCTCGTGGGAACCGGGGCGTGGATCGTCGCTCTCCCCGTGTACTACCTCCTGCAGCAGTCGTACGGCGTGTTCGGCCTCGCGCTTGCCAGCACGGTGGGGATCCTCCTTTACGCGGGGACGCTCTACGGGATCCTGATGCGGCGGACGGTGGGACGGCGTGGAGTGCCCGGGCTGATCGAGTACGGGAAGCTGGCCCTTGCCGCGGCGCTCGCTGGCGCGGCCGGATACCTTCTTCTGGGCGCGGCTTCGCGATTCCTCGCGTGGGAAACCGTGTTCGGGGCGATGATCCGGCTGGCCGGCGGGGCGGCGACGGTGGGCGGGATCTACTTCCTCCTCGCCTTCCTGCTCCACAGCGGAACGGCCCGGACCATCCATCGGCGCGAGGACCTGCTTCACCCTCCGGGCACGGTTCCCGACGGGGGAAGCGACGGGAATGGTGTCGCACCTTCATGA